In Dromaius novaehollandiae isolate bDroNov1 chromosome 16, bDroNov1.hap1, whole genome shotgun sequence, one genomic interval encodes:
- the MYBL2 gene encoding myb-related protein B isoform X3: MARRSRGEDQDDLHYQDTDSDVSEQRDSRCKVKWTQEEDEQLKMLVRHYGQNDWKFLASHFPNHSDQQCQYRWLRVLNPDLVKGPWTKEEDQKVIELVKKYGTKQWTLIAKHLKGRLGKQCRERWHNHLNPEVKKSSWTEEEDRIIFEAHKVLGNRWAEIAKLLPGRTDNAVKNHWNSTIKRKVDMGGFLNEAKESKSLYLLVEVDGKEDQSQTRAECQNVLPNWPVDISEIKEEDASDEEVTGLQELPLELPAAELAEHNTEGTPDDVVPEDASTYVTSPYKWVVEAANYLCPTTVPAFNEALDMIESDPDGWCDLTQFDLPEDPSAGSSSSSNSPVRQTPSKPASSLHNVTEYRLDGHTISDLSKSSKGELIPISPHAEVSFGTPPSVLKRQKKRKISLSPVTENTTSTSLSFLDSCNSMTPKSTPVKTLPFSPSQFLNFWTKQDTLELENPSLTSTPVCSQKVIVTTPLHRDKTPLLQKNSAFVTPDQKYVVDNTPHTPTPFKNALEKYGPIRPLPQTPHLEEDLKEVLRSEAGIELIIEDDVKPEKQKRKQGLRRSPIKKVRKSLALDIVDEDTKQNMPALPKTICFKRAQPVNFLSRSLNLSSSSRKNDSGLLNRAFVQVQPEKMSYRKMPSHFRPPAPMTRAWKAVACGGTRDQLFMQEKARQFLGMLKQSHTSRTLILS; the protein is encoded by the exons ATGGCGCGCCGCAGCCGCGG tGAGGACCAAGATGATTTGCATTACCAGGATACTGACTCGGATGTGTCAGAACAGCGGGACAGCAGGTGCAAAGTCAAATGGACGCAAGAGGAG GATGAGCAGCTGAAGATGCTAGTGAGACATTATGGGCAGAATGACTGGAAGTTCCTGGCCAGTCACTTTCCT AATCACAGCGATCAGCAGTGTCAGTACCGGTGGCTGAGGGTGTTGAATCCAGACTTGGTTAAGGGCCCTTGGACCAAAGAGGAAGACCAAAAG GTAATTGAATTGGTTAAAAAATATGGCACCAAGCAATGGACTCTGATAGCCAAGCACCTGAAAGGGCGGTTAGGAAAGCAGTGCCGGGAACGCTGGCATAACCACCTGAACCCAGAGGTGAAGAAGTCCTCGTGGACAGAGGAAGAGGATCGCATCATTTTTGAGGCCCACAAGGTCCTGGGGAATCGCTGGGCTGAGATTGCCAAGCTGCTGCCTGGGAG GACTGACAATGCTGTGAAGAACCACTGGAATTCCACCATCAAGCGGAAGGTGGACATGGGAGGCTTCCTCAATGAAGCGAAAGAGTCCAAGTCGCTGTATTTACTAGTGGAGGTGGATGGCAAGGAGGACCAGAGTCAAACGAGAGCAGAGTGCCAG AATGTCCTACCAAACTGGCCAGTTGATATCTCTGAAATAAAAGAAGAGGATGCCAGTGATGAAGAAGTGACAGGCTTGCAGGAGTTACCCTTGGAGCTGCCAGCTGCTGAACTGGCAGAGCATAACACTGAGGGGACCCCAGACGATGTGGTGCCTGAGGATGCCTCAACATATGTCACGTCACCGTACAAATGGGTTGTCGAAGCTGCCAACTATTTGTGTCCGACAACGGTGCCAGCCTTTAATGAAGCTCTGGACATGATAGAGTCT GACCCAGATGGGTGGTGTGATCTTACCCAATTTGACCTGCCTGAGGATccttctgctggcagcagcagtagcagcaacagccctgtgaggcaaacGCCCAGCAAGCCAGCTTCATCCCTACATAATGTGACCGAGTACCGCCTGGACGGCCACACCATCTCTGACCTCAGCAAGAGCAGCAAGGGAGAGCTCATCCCTATCTCCCCACATGCAGAGGTGAGCTTTGGCACACCGCCCTCCGTGctgaagaggcagaagaagaggaaGATCTCCCTCTCTCCTGTTACAGAGaacaccaccagcaccagcctTTCCTTCCTTGACTCCTGCAACAGCATGACACCCAAAAGCACCCCTGTGAAGACATTGCCTTTCTCCCCATCCCAG TTCTTAAACTTCTGGACCAAACAGGATACCCTGGAACTGGAGAACCCGTCTCTGACCTCCACACCTGTGTGCAGTCAAAAGGTGATTGTCACCACCCCTCTGCACAGGGACAAGACTCCGCTGCTCCAGAAGAACTCAGC GTTTGTCACACCAGATCAGAAGTATGTGGTGGACAACACCCCTCATACCCCTACACCTTTCAAAAACGCCCTGGAGAAATATGGACCAATTAGACCCCTG CCCCAGACCCCTCACCTGGAAGAAGACTTGAAAGAGGTGCTCCGAAGTGAAGCTGGCATTGAATTGATCATAGAGGATGATGTAAAGcctgagaaacagaaaaggaaacaaggg CTGCGCAGGAGTCCCATCAAGAAGGTCCGAAAATCTCTGGCCCTGGATATTGTGGATGAAGATACAAAGCAAAATATGCCTGCCCTCCCCAAGACAATCTGTTTCAAGAGGGCCCAG CCAGTGAATTTCCTGTCGAGATCCTTGAACCTTTCCTCCTCGAGCAGGAAGAATGACAGCGGTTTGCTCAACAGAGCCTTTGTGCAAGTGCAGCCAGAGAAAATGTCCTACAGGAAAATGCCAAGCCATTTCAGACCACCAGCACCG ATGACCAGAGCTTGGAAAGCCGTGGCCTGTGGTGGAACGCGAGACCAACTCTTCATGCAAGAGAAAGCTCGACAGTTCTTGGGCATGTTGAAACAGAGTCACACATCAAGGACCTTAATCTTATCATGA
- the MYBL2 gene encoding myb-related protein B isoform X1 has translation MGNASVCLLCPALSAGAGEAEGAAPCGRAARPRGAAWFRAWTRLVLVPSSDYLLPPRGSGPSFNPGKQTCAHIRVQKREDQDDLHYQDTDSDVSEQRDSRCKVKWTQEEDEQLKMLVRHYGQNDWKFLASHFPNHSDQQCQYRWLRVLNPDLVKGPWTKEEDQKVIELVKKYGTKQWTLIAKHLKGRLGKQCRERWHNHLNPEVKKSSWTEEEDRIIFEAHKVLGNRWAEIAKLLPGRTDNAVKNHWNSTIKRKVDMGGFLNEAKESKSLYLLVEVDGKEDQSQTRAECQNVLPNWPVDISEIKEEDASDEEVTGLQELPLELPAAELAEHNTEGTPDDVVPEDASTYVTSPYKWVVEAANYLCPTTVPAFNEALDMIESDPDGWCDLTQFDLPEDPSAGSSSSSNSPVRQTPSKPASSLHNVTEYRLDGHTISDLSKSSKGELIPISPHAEVSFGTPPSVLKRQKKRKISLSPVTENTTSTSLSFLDSCNSMTPKSTPVKTLPFSPSQFLNFWTKQDTLELENPSLTSTPVCSQKVIVTTPLHRDKTPLLQKNSAFVTPDQKYVVDNTPHTPTPFKNALEKYGPIRPLPQTPHLEEDLKEVLRSEAGIELIIEDDVKPEKQKRKQGLRRSPIKKVRKSLALDIVDEDTKQNMPALPKTICFKRAQPVNFLSRSLNLSSSSRKNDSGLLNRAFVQVQPEKMSYRKMPSHFRPPAPMTRAWKAVACGGTRDQLFMQEKARQFLGMLKQSHTSRTLILS, from the exons ATGGGGAACGCGTCCGTTTGTTTGCTGTGTCCTGCCCTCTCAGCAGGTGCCGGGGAGGCGGAGGGAGCAGCGCCCTGCGGCCGAGCGGCCAGGCCACGAGGTGCTGCGTGGTTCCGAGCCTGGACGCGGCTGGTGCTGGTCCCCTCATCGGACTACCTGTTACCCCCGAGGGGTTCAGGCCCCTCTTTTAACCCCGGAAAGCAAACCTGTGCCCACATCCGTGTTCAAAAGCG tGAGGACCAAGATGATTTGCATTACCAGGATACTGACTCGGATGTGTCAGAACAGCGGGACAGCAGGTGCAAAGTCAAATGGACGCAAGAGGAG GATGAGCAGCTGAAGATGCTAGTGAGACATTATGGGCAGAATGACTGGAAGTTCCTGGCCAGTCACTTTCCT AATCACAGCGATCAGCAGTGTCAGTACCGGTGGCTGAGGGTGTTGAATCCAGACTTGGTTAAGGGCCCTTGGACCAAAGAGGAAGACCAAAAG GTAATTGAATTGGTTAAAAAATATGGCACCAAGCAATGGACTCTGATAGCCAAGCACCTGAAAGGGCGGTTAGGAAAGCAGTGCCGGGAACGCTGGCATAACCACCTGAACCCAGAGGTGAAGAAGTCCTCGTGGACAGAGGAAGAGGATCGCATCATTTTTGAGGCCCACAAGGTCCTGGGGAATCGCTGGGCTGAGATTGCCAAGCTGCTGCCTGGGAG GACTGACAATGCTGTGAAGAACCACTGGAATTCCACCATCAAGCGGAAGGTGGACATGGGAGGCTTCCTCAATGAAGCGAAAGAGTCCAAGTCGCTGTATTTACTAGTGGAGGTGGATGGCAAGGAGGACCAGAGTCAAACGAGAGCAGAGTGCCAG AATGTCCTACCAAACTGGCCAGTTGATATCTCTGAAATAAAAGAAGAGGATGCCAGTGATGAAGAAGTGACAGGCTTGCAGGAGTTACCCTTGGAGCTGCCAGCTGCTGAACTGGCAGAGCATAACACTGAGGGGACCCCAGACGATGTGGTGCCTGAGGATGCCTCAACATATGTCACGTCACCGTACAAATGGGTTGTCGAAGCTGCCAACTATTTGTGTCCGACAACGGTGCCAGCCTTTAATGAAGCTCTGGACATGATAGAGTCT GACCCAGATGGGTGGTGTGATCTTACCCAATTTGACCTGCCTGAGGATccttctgctggcagcagcagtagcagcaacagccctgtgaggcaaacGCCCAGCAAGCCAGCTTCATCCCTACATAATGTGACCGAGTACCGCCTGGACGGCCACACCATCTCTGACCTCAGCAAGAGCAGCAAGGGAGAGCTCATCCCTATCTCCCCACATGCAGAGGTGAGCTTTGGCACACCGCCCTCCGTGctgaagaggcagaagaagaggaaGATCTCCCTCTCTCCTGTTACAGAGaacaccaccagcaccagcctTTCCTTCCTTGACTCCTGCAACAGCATGACACCCAAAAGCACCCCTGTGAAGACATTGCCTTTCTCCCCATCCCAG TTCTTAAACTTCTGGACCAAACAGGATACCCTGGAACTGGAGAACCCGTCTCTGACCTCCACACCTGTGTGCAGTCAAAAGGTGATTGTCACCACCCCTCTGCACAGGGACAAGACTCCGCTGCTCCAGAAGAACTCAGC GTTTGTCACACCAGATCAGAAGTATGTGGTGGACAACACCCCTCATACCCCTACACCTTTCAAAAACGCCCTGGAGAAATATGGACCAATTAGACCCCTG CCCCAGACCCCTCACCTGGAAGAAGACTTGAAAGAGGTGCTCCGAAGTGAAGCTGGCATTGAATTGATCATAGAGGATGATGTAAAGcctgagaaacagaaaaggaaacaaggg CTGCGCAGGAGTCCCATCAAGAAGGTCCGAAAATCTCTGGCCCTGGATATTGTGGATGAAGATACAAAGCAAAATATGCCTGCCCTCCCCAAGACAATCTGTTTCAAGAGGGCCCAG CCAGTGAATTTCCTGTCGAGATCCTTGAACCTTTCCTCCTCGAGCAGGAAGAATGACAGCGGTTTGCTCAACAGAGCCTTTGTGCAAGTGCAGCCAGAGAAAATGTCCTACAGGAAAATGCCAAGCCATTTCAGACCACCAGCACCG ATGACCAGAGCTTGGAAAGCCGTGGCCTGTGGTGGAACGCGAGACCAACTCTTCATGCAAGAGAAAGCTCGACAGTTCTTGGGCATGTTGAAACAGAGTCACACATCAAGGACCTTAATCTTATCATGA
- the MYBL2 gene encoding myb-related protein B isoform X5, with translation MARRSRGEDQDDLHYQDTDSDVSEQRDSRCKVKWTQEENHSDQQCQYRWLRVLNPDLVKGPWTKEEDQKVIELVKKYGTKQWTLIAKHLKGRLGKQCRERWHNHLNPEVKKSSWTEEEDRIIFEAHKVLGNRWAEIAKLLPGRTDNAVKNHWNSTIKRKVDMGGFLNEAKESKSLYLLVEVDGKEDQSQTRAECQNVLPNWPVDISEIKEEDASDEEVTGLQELPLELPAAELAEHNTEGTPDDVVPEDASTYVTSPYKWVVEAANYLCPTTVPAFNEALDMIESDPDGWCDLTQFDLPEDPSAGSSSSSNSPVRQTPSKPASSLHNVTEYRLDGHTISDLSKSSKGELIPISPHAEVSFGTPPSVLKRQKKRKISLSPVTENTTSTSLSFLDSCNSMTPKSTPVKTLPFSPSQFLNFWTKQDTLELENPSLTSTPVCSQKVIVTTPLHRDKTPLLQKNSAFVTPDQKYVVDNTPHTPTPFKNALEKYGPIRPLPQTPHLEEDLKEVLRSEAGIELIIEDDVKPEKQKRKQGLRRSPIKKVRKSLALDIVDEDTKQNMPALPKTICFKRAQPVNFLSRSLNLSSSSRKNDSGLLNRAFVQVQPEKMSYRKMPSHFRPPAPMTRAWKAVACGGTRDQLFMQEKARQFLGMLKQSHTSRTLILS, from the exons ATGGCGCGCCGCAGCCGCGG tGAGGACCAAGATGATTTGCATTACCAGGATACTGACTCGGATGTGTCAGAACAGCGGGACAGCAGGTGCAAAGTCAAATGGACGCAAGAGGAG AATCACAGCGATCAGCAGTGTCAGTACCGGTGGCTGAGGGTGTTGAATCCAGACTTGGTTAAGGGCCCTTGGACCAAAGAGGAAGACCAAAAG GTAATTGAATTGGTTAAAAAATATGGCACCAAGCAATGGACTCTGATAGCCAAGCACCTGAAAGGGCGGTTAGGAAAGCAGTGCCGGGAACGCTGGCATAACCACCTGAACCCAGAGGTGAAGAAGTCCTCGTGGACAGAGGAAGAGGATCGCATCATTTTTGAGGCCCACAAGGTCCTGGGGAATCGCTGGGCTGAGATTGCCAAGCTGCTGCCTGGGAG GACTGACAATGCTGTGAAGAACCACTGGAATTCCACCATCAAGCGGAAGGTGGACATGGGAGGCTTCCTCAATGAAGCGAAAGAGTCCAAGTCGCTGTATTTACTAGTGGAGGTGGATGGCAAGGAGGACCAGAGTCAAACGAGAGCAGAGTGCCAG AATGTCCTACCAAACTGGCCAGTTGATATCTCTGAAATAAAAGAAGAGGATGCCAGTGATGAAGAAGTGACAGGCTTGCAGGAGTTACCCTTGGAGCTGCCAGCTGCTGAACTGGCAGAGCATAACACTGAGGGGACCCCAGACGATGTGGTGCCTGAGGATGCCTCAACATATGTCACGTCACCGTACAAATGGGTTGTCGAAGCTGCCAACTATTTGTGTCCGACAACGGTGCCAGCCTTTAATGAAGCTCTGGACATGATAGAGTCT GACCCAGATGGGTGGTGTGATCTTACCCAATTTGACCTGCCTGAGGATccttctgctggcagcagcagtagcagcaacagccctgtgaggcaaacGCCCAGCAAGCCAGCTTCATCCCTACATAATGTGACCGAGTACCGCCTGGACGGCCACACCATCTCTGACCTCAGCAAGAGCAGCAAGGGAGAGCTCATCCCTATCTCCCCACATGCAGAGGTGAGCTTTGGCACACCGCCCTCCGTGctgaagaggcagaagaagaggaaGATCTCCCTCTCTCCTGTTACAGAGaacaccaccagcaccagcctTTCCTTCCTTGACTCCTGCAACAGCATGACACCCAAAAGCACCCCTGTGAAGACATTGCCTTTCTCCCCATCCCAG TTCTTAAACTTCTGGACCAAACAGGATACCCTGGAACTGGAGAACCCGTCTCTGACCTCCACACCTGTGTGCAGTCAAAAGGTGATTGTCACCACCCCTCTGCACAGGGACAAGACTCCGCTGCTCCAGAAGAACTCAGC GTTTGTCACACCAGATCAGAAGTATGTGGTGGACAACACCCCTCATACCCCTACACCTTTCAAAAACGCCCTGGAGAAATATGGACCAATTAGACCCCTG CCCCAGACCCCTCACCTGGAAGAAGACTTGAAAGAGGTGCTCCGAAGTGAAGCTGGCATTGAATTGATCATAGAGGATGATGTAAAGcctgagaaacagaaaaggaaacaaggg CTGCGCAGGAGTCCCATCAAGAAGGTCCGAAAATCTCTGGCCCTGGATATTGTGGATGAAGATACAAAGCAAAATATGCCTGCCCTCCCCAAGACAATCTGTTTCAAGAGGGCCCAG CCAGTGAATTTCCTGTCGAGATCCTTGAACCTTTCCTCCTCGAGCAGGAAGAATGACAGCGGTTTGCTCAACAGAGCCTTTGTGCAAGTGCAGCCAGAGAAAATGTCCTACAGGAAAATGCCAAGCCATTTCAGACCACCAGCACCG ATGACCAGAGCTTGGAAAGCCGTGGCCTGTGGTGGAACGCGAGACCAACTCTTCATGCAAGAGAAAGCTCGACAGTTCTTGGGCATGTTGAAACAGAGTCACACATCAAGGACCTTAATCTTATCATGA
- the MYBL2 gene encoding myb-related protein B isoform X2: protein MGNASVCLLCPALSAGAGEAEGAAPCGRAARPRGAAWFRAWTRLVLVPSSDYLLPPRGSGPSFNPGKQTCAHIRVQKREDQDDLHYQDTDSDVSEQRDSRCKVKWTQEENHSDQQCQYRWLRVLNPDLVKGPWTKEEDQKVIELVKKYGTKQWTLIAKHLKGRLGKQCRERWHNHLNPEVKKSSWTEEEDRIIFEAHKVLGNRWAEIAKLLPGRTDNAVKNHWNSTIKRKVDMGGFLNEAKESKSLYLLVEVDGKEDQSQTRAECQNVLPNWPVDISEIKEEDASDEEVTGLQELPLELPAAELAEHNTEGTPDDVVPEDASTYVTSPYKWVVEAANYLCPTTVPAFNEALDMIESDPDGWCDLTQFDLPEDPSAGSSSSSNSPVRQTPSKPASSLHNVTEYRLDGHTISDLSKSSKGELIPISPHAEVSFGTPPSVLKRQKKRKISLSPVTENTTSTSLSFLDSCNSMTPKSTPVKTLPFSPSQFLNFWTKQDTLELENPSLTSTPVCSQKVIVTTPLHRDKTPLLQKNSAFVTPDQKYVVDNTPHTPTPFKNALEKYGPIRPLPQTPHLEEDLKEVLRSEAGIELIIEDDVKPEKQKRKQGLRRSPIKKVRKSLALDIVDEDTKQNMPALPKTICFKRAQPVNFLSRSLNLSSSSRKNDSGLLNRAFVQVQPEKMSYRKMPSHFRPPAPMTRAWKAVACGGTRDQLFMQEKARQFLGMLKQSHTSRTLILS from the exons ATGGGGAACGCGTCCGTTTGTTTGCTGTGTCCTGCCCTCTCAGCAGGTGCCGGGGAGGCGGAGGGAGCAGCGCCCTGCGGCCGAGCGGCCAGGCCACGAGGTGCTGCGTGGTTCCGAGCCTGGACGCGGCTGGTGCTGGTCCCCTCATCGGACTACCTGTTACCCCCGAGGGGTTCAGGCCCCTCTTTTAACCCCGGAAAGCAAACCTGTGCCCACATCCGTGTTCAAAAGCG tGAGGACCAAGATGATTTGCATTACCAGGATACTGACTCGGATGTGTCAGAACAGCGGGACAGCAGGTGCAAAGTCAAATGGACGCAAGAGGAG AATCACAGCGATCAGCAGTGTCAGTACCGGTGGCTGAGGGTGTTGAATCCAGACTTGGTTAAGGGCCCTTGGACCAAAGAGGAAGACCAAAAG GTAATTGAATTGGTTAAAAAATATGGCACCAAGCAATGGACTCTGATAGCCAAGCACCTGAAAGGGCGGTTAGGAAAGCAGTGCCGGGAACGCTGGCATAACCACCTGAACCCAGAGGTGAAGAAGTCCTCGTGGACAGAGGAAGAGGATCGCATCATTTTTGAGGCCCACAAGGTCCTGGGGAATCGCTGGGCTGAGATTGCCAAGCTGCTGCCTGGGAG GACTGACAATGCTGTGAAGAACCACTGGAATTCCACCATCAAGCGGAAGGTGGACATGGGAGGCTTCCTCAATGAAGCGAAAGAGTCCAAGTCGCTGTATTTACTAGTGGAGGTGGATGGCAAGGAGGACCAGAGTCAAACGAGAGCAGAGTGCCAG AATGTCCTACCAAACTGGCCAGTTGATATCTCTGAAATAAAAGAAGAGGATGCCAGTGATGAAGAAGTGACAGGCTTGCAGGAGTTACCCTTGGAGCTGCCAGCTGCTGAACTGGCAGAGCATAACACTGAGGGGACCCCAGACGATGTGGTGCCTGAGGATGCCTCAACATATGTCACGTCACCGTACAAATGGGTTGTCGAAGCTGCCAACTATTTGTGTCCGACAACGGTGCCAGCCTTTAATGAAGCTCTGGACATGATAGAGTCT GACCCAGATGGGTGGTGTGATCTTACCCAATTTGACCTGCCTGAGGATccttctgctggcagcagcagtagcagcaacagccctgtgaggcaaacGCCCAGCAAGCCAGCTTCATCCCTACATAATGTGACCGAGTACCGCCTGGACGGCCACACCATCTCTGACCTCAGCAAGAGCAGCAAGGGAGAGCTCATCCCTATCTCCCCACATGCAGAGGTGAGCTTTGGCACACCGCCCTCCGTGctgaagaggcagaagaagaggaaGATCTCCCTCTCTCCTGTTACAGAGaacaccaccagcaccagcctTTCCTTCCTTGACTCCTGCAACAGCATGACACCCAAAAGCACCCCTGTGAAGACATTGCCTTTCTCCCCATCCCAG TTCTTAAACTTCTGGACCAAACAGGATACCCTGGAACTGGAGAACCCGTCTCTGACCTCCACACCTGTGTGCAGTCAAAAGGTGATTGTCACCACCCCTCTGCACAGGGACAAGACTCCGCTGCTCCAGAAGAACTCAGC GTTTGTCACACCAGATCAGAAGTATGTGGTGGACAACACCCCTCATACCCCTACACCTTTCAAAAACGCCCTGGAGAAATATGGACCAATTAGACCCCTG CCCCAGACCCCTCACCTGGAAGAAGACTTGAAAGAGGTGCTCCGAAGTGAAGCTGGCATTGAATTGATCATAGAGGATGATGTAAAGcctgagaaacagaaaaggaaacaaggg CTGCGCAGGAGTCCCATCAAGAAGGTCCGAAAATCTCTGGCCCTGGATATTGTGGATGAAGATACAAAGCAAAATATGCCTGCCCTCCCCAAGACAATCTGTTTCAAGAGGGCCCAG CCAGTGAATTTCCTGTCGAGATCCTTGAACCTTTCCTCCTCGAGCAGGAAGAATGACAGCGGTTTGCTCAACAGAGCCTTTGTGCAAGTGCAGCCAGAGAAAATGTCCTACAGGAAAATGCCAAGCCATTTCAGACCACCAGCACCG ATGACCAGAGCTTGGAAAGCCGTGGCCTGTGGTGGAACGCGAGACCAACTCTTCATGCAAGAGAAAGCTCGACAGTTCTTGGGCATGTTGAAACAGAGTCACACATCAAGGACCTTAATCTTATCATGA
- the MYBL2 gene encoding myb-related protein B isoform X4, with protein MGNASVCLLCPALSAGAGEAEGAAPCGRAARPRGAAWFRAWTRLVLVPSSDYLLPPRGSGPSFNPGKQTCAHIRVQKREDQDDLHYQDTDSDVSEQRDSRCKVKWTQEEDEQLKMLVRHYGQNDWKFLASHFPNHSDQQCQYRWLRVLNPDLVKGPWTKEEDQKVIELVKKYGTKQWTLIAKHLKGRLGKQCRERWHNHLNPEVKKSSWTEEEDRIIFEAHKVLGNRWAEIAKLLPGRTDNAVKNHWNSTIKRKVDMGGFLNEAKESKSLYLLVEVDGKEDQSQTRAECQDPDGWCDLTQFDLPEDPSAGSSSSSNSPVRQTPSKPASSLHNVTEYRLDGHTISDLSKSSKGELIPISPHAEVSFGTPPSVLKRQKKRKISLSPVTENTTSTSLSFLDSCNSMTPKSTPVKTLPFSPSQFLNFWTKQDTLELENPSLTSTPVCSQKVIVTTPLHRDKTPLLQKNSAFVTPDQKYVVDNTPHTPTPFKNALEKYGPIRPLPQTPHLEEDLKEVLRSEAGIELIIEDDVKPEKQKRKQGLRRSPIKKVRKSLALDIVDEDTKQNMPALPKTICFKRAQPVNFLSRSLNLSSSSRKNDSGLLNRAFVQVQPEKMSYRKMPSHFRPPAPMTRAWKAVACGGTRDQLFMQEKARQFLGMLKQSHTSRTLILS; from the exons ATGGGGAACGCGTCCGTTTGTTTGCTGTGTCCTGCCCTCTCAGCAGGTGCCGGGGAGGCGGAGGGAGCAGCGCCCTGCGGCCGAGCGGCCAGGCCACGAGGTGCTGCGTGGTTCCGAGCCTGGACGCGGCTGGTGCTGGTCCCCTCATCGGACTACCTGTTACCCCCGAGGGGTTCAGGCCCCTCTTTTAACCCCGGAAAGCAAACCTGTGCCCACATCCGTGTTCAAAAGCG tGAGGACCAAGATGATTTGCATTACCAGGATACTGACTCGGATGTGTCAGAACAGCGGGACAGCAGGTGCAAAGTCAAATGGACGCAAGAGGAG GATGAGCAGCTGAAGATGCTAGTGAGACATTATGGGCAGAATGACTGGAAGTTCCTGGCCAGTCACTTTCCT AATCACAGCGATCAGCAGTGTCAGTACCGGTGGCTGAGGGTGTTGAATCCAGACTTGGTTAAGGGCCCTTGGACCAAAGAGGAAGACCAAAAG GTAATTGAATTGGTTAAAAAATATGGCACCAAGCAATGGACTCTGATAGCCAAGCACCTGAAAGGGCGGTTAGGAAAGCAGTGCCGGGAACGCTGGCATAACCACCTGAACCCAGAGGTGAAGAAGTCCTCGTGGACAGAGGAAGAGGATCGCATCATTTTTGAGGCCCACAAGGTCCTGGGGAATCGCTGGGCTGAGATTGCCAAGCTGCTGCCTGGGAG GACTGACAATGCTGTGAAGAACCACTGGAATTCCACCATCAAGCGGAAGGTGGACATGGGAGGCTTCCTCAATGAAGCGAAAGAGTCCAAGTCGCTGTATTTACTAGTGGAGGTGGATGGCAAGGAGGACCAGAGTCAAACGAGAGCAGAGTGCCAG GACCCAGATGGGTGGTGTGATCTTACCCAATTTGACCTGCCTGAGGATccttctgctggcagcagcagtagcagcaacagccctgtgaggcaaacGCCCAGCAAGCCAGCTTCATCCCTACATAATGTGACCGAGTACCGCCTGGACGGCCACACCATCTCTGACCTCAGCAAGAGCAGCAAGGGAGAGCTCATCCCTATCTCCCCACATGCAGAGGTGAGCTTTGGCACACCGCCCTCCGTGctgaagaggcagaagaagaggaaGATCTCCCTCTCTCCTGTTACAGAGaacaccaccagcaccagcctTTCCTTCCTTGACTCCTGCAACAGCATGACACCCAAAAGCACCCCTGTGAAGACATTGCCTTTCTCCCCATCCCAG TTCTTAAACTTCTGGACCAAACAGGATACCCTGGAACTGGAGAACCCGTCTCTGACCTCCACACCTGTGTGCAGTCAAAAGGTGATTGTCACCACCCCTCTGCACAGGGACAAGACTCCGCTGCTCCAGAAGAACTCAGC GTTTGTCACACCAGATCAGAAGTATGTGGTGGACAACACCCCTCATACCCCTACACCTTTCAAAAACGCCCTGGAGAAATATGGACCAATTAGACCCCTG CCCCAGACCCCTCACCTGGAAGAAGACTTGAAAGAGGTGCTCCGAAGTGAAGCTGGCATTGAATTGATCATAGAGGATGATGTAAAGcctgagaaacagaaaaggaaacaaggg CTGCGCAGGAGTCCCATCAAGAAGGTCCGAAAATCTCTGGCCCTGGATATTGTGGATGAAGATACAAAGCAAAATATGCCTGCCCTCCCCAAGACAATCTGTTTCAAGAGGGCCCAG CCAGTGAATTTCCTGTCGAGATCCTTGAACCTTTCCTCCTCGAGCAGGAAGAATGACAGCGGTTTGCTCAACAGAGCCTTTGTGCAAGTGCAGCCAGAGAAAATGTCCTACAGGAAAATGCCAAGCCATTTCAGACCACCAGCACCG ATGACCAGAGCTTGGAAAGCCGTGGCCTGTGGTGGAACGCGAGACCAACTCTTCATGCAAGAGAAAGCTCGACAGTTCTTGGGCATGTTGAAACAGAGTCACACATCAAGGACCTTAATCTTATCATGA